Proteins co-encoded in one Oncorhynchus masou masou isolate Uvic2021 chromosome 22, UVic_Omas_1.1, whole genome shotgun sequence genomic window:
- the hmg20a gene encoding LOW QUALITY PROTEIN: high mobility group protein 20A (The sequence of the model RefSeq protein was modified relative to this genomic sequence to represent the inferred CDS: inserted 1 base in 1 codon) has product MEEQTGSPGNTDNSSQRNEEEKPRRSSWTKGRKRKKPVKDSNAPKAPLTGYVRFMNDRREQLRAERPDVPFPEITRMLGNEWSKLPPEDKQRYLDEAERDKERYMRDLEKYQKTEAYKHFTRKVQEKQKVKRHRGDGGHQVANESLHEKDTEGKERSVFDIPIFTEEFXNHSKAREAEMRQLRKTNMEYEERNAALQKHVESMRGAVERLDGDVRQERGRNGLLQQHLETLRQALTSSFSSVALPGSGETPTLDTIDSYMKKLHGIILSNPQEHDNLIGTVREVVNRLDR; this is encoded by the exons ATGGAAGAGCAGACAGGCTCACCTGGTAACACAGACAACAGCAGCCAGAGAAATGAAGAGGAG AAGCCCAGGCGCAGCAGCTGGACCAAGGGTCGTAAAAGGAAGAAGCCAGTGAAGGACAGCAACGCCCCCAAGGCACCGCTGACGGGCTATGTGCGCTTCATGAACGACCGGCGTGAGCAGCTGAGGGCCGAGCGGCCTGACGTGCCCTTCCCAGAGATCACCAGGATGCTGGGCAATGAGTGGAGCAAGCTGCCGCCGGAAGACAAGCAG CGCTACCTGGACGAGGCAGAGAGGGACAAGGAGCGCTACATGCGTGACCTGGAGAAGTACCAGAAGACGGAGGCCTACAAGCACTTCACCCGGAAGGTGCAGGAGAAACAGAAGGTCAAGAGGCATCGGGGAG ATGGCGGGCACCAGGTAGCCAACGAATCTCTTCACGAG AAGGACACAGAAGGCAAGGAAAGGTCTGTGTTCGACATTCCCATCTTTACAGAGGAGT TCAACCACAGCAAAG CACGGGAGGCGGAGATGCGTCAGCTGCGCAAGACCAACATGGAGTATGAGGAACGCAACGCGGCACTGCAGAAGCACGTGGAGAGCATGCGCGGCGCCGTGGAGCGCCTAGATGGCGACGTGAGGCAGGAGAGGGGACGCAACGGGCTGCTCCAGCAGCACCTGGAGACCCTGCGCCAGGCCCTGACCAGCAGCTTCTCCTCTGTGGCCCTTcctg GTAGTGGGGAGACCCCCACCCTGGACACCATCGACTCCTACATGAAAAAGCTCCATGGTATCATCCTGAGTAACCCGCAGGAGCACGACAACCTCATCGGCACCGTAAGAGAGGTGGTCAACCGGCTGGACAGGTAA